ATGTAAACGAGGGGGTCATGATGCCCAGAGCACAGGTTTGAGTGATGACGAAGGAAAGTATATTTGTGCTAAGAACAGTGCCCCACCATTGCTCAGGCTGGCATAGGCACAAAGGGATCCAGGCTCACCAAGCCATTCATGTGCCCAAAATGATACAGTAAGAAACCAGTCCTGTAAAGATTAGGACTCGGTTCTGTCTGACTCCGTCTCTGGCATCACCCTGCATCCCACCACCTCTACTCCCTGGCTCAACTCTTCAAGGATAGGGGACCTCATCTCTATCCCTAGAGGCGGGTTCTGCACACAGTGGGTGATGCAAAAAGTGGAGGTGCAAAGGAGGACTTGACTGAGGTCATGAGGCAGCCCGTCTCCCCTGCCAGCGCAGTTAGCTCACTCTCTCCGTACTCTCATCGCCACACAGGTCCCACTCTATGACCAGTGGGAGGATGTGATGAAAGGGATGAAGGTGGAGGTGCTCAACAGTGACGCTGTGCTCCCCAGCCGGGTGTACTGGATCGCCTCTGTCATCCAGACAGCAGGTGGGTGTttggccagggcagggccagggctgtgTCTGCAGAGTGACATCTCTGGATGGGTGGACAGTGTTGTAGGCAGGAGTTGGCTTCATAAAAATCCCACCCACTGGGGTTTCTGCCCCACTTCTAAGGATTCTTCTATCAGAGAAGGGGACACAGAGCTTGGCAGACTTGGAAactctaaatttttttgtttttgtttttttagatggtctggatctttcacccaggctggagtacagtggtgcgatctcggctcactgcaacctccgcctcctgggttcaagctattctcctgcctcagcttcccgaatagctgggactacaggccacctgGCCACCACAcacggcgaatttttgtatttttagtagagacggggtttcaccatcttggccaggctggtctcaaactcctgacctcaagtgatcctctgcctcccaaagtgctgggattacaggcgtgagccaccgcgcctggctagaaACCCCAATTTATAAAGTTTGTTCCAGGGCcggtgtcgtggctcacacctctaatcccagcactttgggaggcggaggcaggaggattgtttgagctcaggagttcgagaccagcctgggcaacatagtgagacactgtctctacaaaaaatgaaaaaaatttaaaaagtaaaattcattcCAGGGATGGTCAGGTTATAGAGAATTAACTCTCAGCACCATGCCataagctttcctttttttttttttttttttttggagacggagtttcgctgtgtcgcccaggctggagtgcagtggcgcaatctcggctcactgcaagctccgcctcccgggttcccgccattcttccgcctcagcctccgagtagctgggactacaggcgcccgccacctcgcctggctagttttttgtatttttagtagagacggggtttcaccgtgttagccaggatggtctcgatctcctgacctcgtgatccacccgcctcggcctcccaaagtgctgggattacaggcttgagccaccgcgcccggcctcataatGCTTTCCTAACTAGGAGCATGAATTTGTTTGACTAGGACTGTTGTGGACAACAGGAATATACTTGCCTGGAAGTATAAGTGCCAGAAGTCTAGCTTAGGCTAGAGAAAAGAGAAGGCTTAAGAACATACCttcccaggccaggcacggtggctcacgcttgtaatcccagcagtttgggaggccaaggagggcagatcacaagggcaggagattgagaccatcctggctaacacggtgaaaccctgtctctactaaaaatacaaaaaaaattagccaggcgtggtggcgggcacctatagtcccagctacttgggaggcggagcttgcagtgagctgagatggcaccactgcactccagcctgggcgacagagcaagactccgtctcaaaaaaataaaaaacacacagcATACCTTCCCCAGCTCATCCTTCCTCACAGgtgccctttcctttcttttcagggTATCGGGTGCTGCTTCGGTACGAAGGCTTTGAAAATGATGCCAGCCATGACTTCTGGTGCAACCTGGGAACTGTGGATGTCCACCCCATTGGCTGGTGTGCCATCAACAGCAAGATCCTTGTGCCCCCACGGAGTGAGTTGATGAGAACATTTCCTCTTTTGTTCCTGTAGGGGCCCTGCTAGAGGGAGAGTCCTCTGCTTGTGTTAGGTAGAATGGGAGTCCTCTGTCTTGTTAGAACAGAATCCACTTGCCCCCTGGCTTCCTGCACTCCCCATCTCAGAGGCCCGGGAGCAGATCCACGTGTGGAATCTGAGGTTCTCGGATGAAGTCATTGCTGGCCTCGAGAGGCAGCTATTTTCCTCCCCACTGCTGAGGGGCCCCCACTTGGGGTCGGTGCTAGCGTCCCTGTCGGTGGAGGTGTTGTCAGTCTGTGTAACCAGGATTCTGCTGGTGCCTCCACAGCCATCCATGCCAAGTTCACCGACTGGAAGGGCTACCTCATGAAACGGCTGGTGGGCTCCAGGACGCTTCCCGTGGATTTCCACATCAAGGTCGGCAGTGAGCCCTTCACTGATGTCCCTTCCTCTGCTCTTCCGTTTTTCTCCATCCTCCACGCTACTCACTGGAGCATGTTCTCTAAGACTCTCTTGCCTGATGATCTTCAGCAGCTCCACATTTTGCAAGGCTGGAGACAAATGCTGCTGCTACTTGGTTGCCATCTGCCTTTCTAGCCTGGTGTCAGCCACCGCCCCACCCAGACTCTGCTCCTACTGCACCAGTCATGCTGCTTTGTCTGCCTTTTGCTCTTCCAGAACTTTACCTTTGCTCATAGAATTTTTCAGAAGTGTTCACTCAATAGATTTTAttacatacttttttattttttttttttttttttttttttttttttgagacggagtctcgccctgtcacccaggctggagtgctatggccggatctcagctcactgcaagctccgcctcccgggttcacgccattctcctgtctcagcctcccgggtagctgggactacaggcgccaccacgtcgcccggctagttttttgtattttttttagtagagacggggtttcaccatgttagccaggatggtctcgatctcctgacctcgtgatccgcccgtctcggcctcccaaagtgctgggattacaggcttgagccactgcgcccggccttttatttattttttattttttatttttttttttgagatggagtctctctgtcacccaggtgggggagtgcagtggcaccatcttggctcactgcaagctccgcctcccgggttcacgccattctcctgcctcagcctcccgaggagctgtgactacaggcgctcaccaccatgcctggctaattttttttttttttttttttgagacggagtctcgctctgtcacccaggctggagtgctgtggccggatctcagctcactgcaagctccgcctcccgggtttacaccattctcctgcctcaacctcccgagtagctgggactacaggcgcccgccacctctcccggctagttttttgtattttttagtagagacggggtttcaccgtgttcgccaggatggtctcgatctcccgacctcgtgatccgcccgtctcggcctcccaaggtgctgggattacaggcttgagccaccgtgcccggccgcctggctaatttttttgtatttttagtagagatggggtttcaccgtgttagccaggatggtttcgatctcctaatctcgtgatccgcccgccttggactccgaaagtgctgggattacaggcataagccactgcgcccagccttctttttctttttaagacagagtctcgctctgttgcccaggctggagtgcagtggcacaatcttggctcactgcaacctctgcctcctgggctcaagcaattcttctgcctcagcctcccaagtagctgggattacaggtgcatgtgcaccaccatacgtggctaatttttgtatttttagtagagatggggtttcaccgtattgcccaggcttgtctcgaactcttgacctcaagtgatccacccacctcagcctcccaaagtgctgggattataggcatgagccaccgtgcccagccttacaTACTTGTTTACAAGGCAATGTGGGAATACAAAGAATACAGACCTTGCCATCCAGAAATCTTTAGTCTGGCAGATGAAACGAAAGCCATGCACACGAGTAATTGTAATACAGCCTCGGTTCTAAGCCAGGGATGTGCCTGGCACAGTATAGGGTAAGGCCTGGCCTGGGGCCTCCCTGGGCTGTCGGATTCTGTCGGGTTTAGGACTCCTGTGTGGCACAGAATCATCTGTTTggcatttaattttaagaaatgatttAGTAAAAATTAAGTCACATATGTACATGGTAAAAGTGACTCATACCTGTCTCAgtgtctcagcactttggggggccaaggcgagaggattacttgaggccaggagtccgaaaccagcttaggcaacaccGTGAGactttctctcttaaaaaaaaaaaaaaaatgagttgggctgggcacagtgactcactctgtaatcccagcactttgggaggccgaggtcagcagatcacctgagggcaggagttccagactagcctggccgacatggcaaaaccccgactgtgctagaaatgcaaaaattagctgggtgtggtggcacacactggtaatcccagctaactcaggaggctgaggtgggagaattgcttgcaccagGGAggccaaagttgcagtgagccgagatcgtgcccactgcacttcagcctgggccacagagcgaggagactccatttcaaaaaaaaacaaaaaccaacaaaaatggcATAGGATTGTGGGCTGCACTGTGTTGGCTGTAGAGGAAGAGAACGTGGCAGGGAAGGCAGCCCAGAGGGGCCCTGAGCCAGGCTTTACCCTGTGTTGTCTCTCACTCTCCTGAGTGAGCCTCTGGGATACCAGATGTGGGACAGGCACTTGGTGTCAGGGCGTATCCCAAGCCCTTGAGCTGGGCCAGAGGGTCTGTCTGGTTTAGGACCCCTGTGGCAGCTTTGCCTGTTGGCTGCTTTGTGACCTCTGAAACGCTTTCCTTCCTGGTGTGTTTGGAAATAGCACTGCTTAGTCTAGTCGGCCGGTTCCTGACCCCGCTGTGCCCTGGGGCTGGAAAACCCTTACACCCTACCTGTTCCCTGCCCTGGGCAGGACAGCTCTGAAGTCACAGTGAACAAAAAGAACCTCCTCTGTACCCCAGCACCGTGGCTCTCTGTAGAGCAGCTCGAGGGCATCTTGGTCACCATCCGTCATTAGGTCGGTTGCCACCAAGGCACTGTGAAAGCATTGCAGAGCTGCAGCCCATCAGGGTCAGAGTCGGCACTGGACACAGGGGACACTGGAAAGGGACACAGGAAGACTCAGTTCTCTGAACATAAGTCTCGTATGAGCCACAGGCAGAGGGCTGGGAGGTGGCGGGGAGTGCAGGGTGCCCGGGGATCAGAGTGCAGAGCCCACGAAGAGCACGGGCTGCACACCAGCTTCCAGGCCCAGCTCTGGCACAAATGAGTCTGTAACTCTGGGCCAGCGTGACCTCTCTGGGTCACTTTTCCTTAGTCTAAAGTGTGTTTTATGATTTGCATCAACTCAGTGGCATTTTGGTGGCTAGAAGTGGCATTCCCATTGCGAGCTGTGTGCCTTCCCTCTGTGTCCTCCTAGGGAGTCAGGGCCAAGGTGAGCCTGGCAGCGCAGGTGGTCTCATCTGCCACCTCCCGACTGACGGAGTGGGGGGGTAACACCACACCTTCCCTGTCCTCCACTCACCATGAAGAGACAGCAGGAGGGTCCaggagggtgggtgggaggagccCTCGGCCATAGCAGGTCTGTGTTCTGACGTCGTTTCAGATGGTGGAGAGCATGAAGTACCCCTTTAGGCAGGGCATGCGGCTGGAAGTGGTGGACAAGGCCCAGGTGTCACGCACTCGCATGGCCGTGGTGGACACAGTCATCGGGGGTCGCCTACGGCTCCTCTACGAGGATGGTGACAGTGACGACGACTTCTGGTGCCACATGTGGAGCCCCCTGATCCACCCAGTGGGTTGGTCACGACGTGTGGGCCACGGCATCAAGATGTCAGGTTAGCAGAGCCCCAGGCCCGAGGGGCTGCACGCTACGCTTCCCAGGATGGGGTGGGAGCACCTTCCTACTCCTCACAGCAGGTCAGCAGGTGGAGGGTGGCATGGCCAGCCTGTGGTGACGACACTGCGCTCCAGAGAGCTTGACAAAAGTCACTCCATTCAACTTGTGAGTGGTAAaatcaagatttgaacccagatgcCAGCAGCCCCGATCCTCTCCCATGTCCTATGGGAGCAGTCTGGGTTCGGGGGCTGAAGAGTCCCTGCAGAGAGCTCTTGATGTTTTCTGGACTCAACCTTTCTGTCTGCTCCTCTGGGTGGGGGTCCTGAGATACAGAGATACAGCTGAGAACATGTGCAGAGCAGCCCCACATTCCCAGGGGAGGCATGGAGATGGCCCAGGAGCCGCCTCCaactcccctctctccctcattCCCTCTCCCTCATTCCCTATCCCTCTCCTCCAAAGAGAGGCGAGGTGACATGGCCCATCACCCCACCTTCCGGAAAATCTACTGTGATGCCGTTCCTTACCTGTTCAAGAAGGTGAGACTCAGCCCTTGGGCACTTTTCCCCTCGGCCATGGGTCCATTCCGGGCCTGAGGGACCTGGCTCTTCCCCTGGGACCGTCCCTTTCCCTCCTGAGGCCTGCTTCCCTTACCTTCCCCCCTGGCCTGCCCAGGGAGTCCCCAGCTGTCCCATTCCTTTAAGGTACGAGCCGTCTACACAGAAGGCGGTTGGTTTGAGGAaggaatgaagctggaggccattgacCCCCTGAATCTGGGCAACATCTGTGTGGCAACTGTCTGTAAGGTGAGCCAGGGCCGGCCCTCCGGCCCCCACGAGGGGACCCATGTGGCCCAGAGCTCTAACTCTACTCGCCACTGTCAGGGGGTCTCTGGCACAGCCTCTCATCACTGGCTGTGCCCAGAGTCCCTGACTTTTGTGGGTGGGGCCTGGCCTGCCCCTTGCTCAGAATCTGCTTTCATGTCAGGGTCCAAGGCTCACTAGACGAGGGCTTCTTTGACACCTGAGCTGGGTCCTGTGTCAGGGTGGGCCCCTCCCTGTCACCTTACtggggccttcttgctgtgtgccATCTCCTTTGAGTGCTGGCCTAGGCAAGAGCCACAGCGGGGGTCACCTTGCCCCAAACCTCATCGCCTCAGCCTGAGCAGCACCCTCCACCCCTGCGTGGCCCTCCCGGAGGAGGCTGCTGACTCGTCCACGCCGCGGATCCACTCCATGCCAGGCGCAGTGTGCTCACCCGAGAACAAGGTCCAACAGGATGGACGCGGCCCCTGCTGGCGTGGTGTTTGCTGTCTagtggggaagagaaagaatCCCACGTGGATGCATCACAGAAGTGCTGTGTGCCCCAGAGAGGCTCAGGTGTCCTCCAGGAGGGCCGTGCCCTAGATATGTTTGGATCCATCTGCCTCGTGTCCCTGTTGGGGTGTGGTGCCAACCCAGGATGGGGTGCAGTTCATGATATGTGTCTGCCTGCTCCCCGCACCCCCCAGGTTCTCCTGGATGGATACCTGATGATCTCTGTGGACGGGGGGCCCTCCACAGATGGCTCGGACTGGTTCTGCTACCACGCCTCTTCCCATGCCATCTTCCCGGCCACCTTCTGTCAGAAGAATGACATTGAGTTCACACCCCCAAAAGGTAAGACTAGAGAGGCCACCACGTGCTGGCTTTGCCATCAGAAGGGGCAGGgtgtccaggcgcggtggctcctgcctataatcccagcactttgggaggctgaggcaggtggatgacctgaggtcaggagtttgagaccagcgtggccaacatggcaaaagcttgtctctactaaaaatacaaaaattagccaggcatggtggcaggtgcctataatcctagccactagggagactgaggcaagagaattgcttgaacccaggaggtggaggttgcagtgagtcaagatcatgccactgtactccagcctgggtgacagagcgagactattttaaaaacaaaacaaaacaaaacagaaggggCAGGGTGGGGCCACAAGTCCAGATTGCTGGTCAAGTCAGGCCCCAAAGTGTAGCATTTCAGGGTATATGGGAAAGGTGACAGAGCCCACCACCAGCCCTTAACTGCTGGGCTGACTCTGCCCCGTGGCCAGTGTATGGTTGATGAACAGAGCTCCCATGTATCCCGTTGGTCAGCAAACAACCTATACAACAGGACTGTGGTGCTAGGAGCAGGTGCCACCCTGAGGGGTTGAGAAGGCTGCTGGGGAGACTCCAGGCTGGGTCCTGACCAAGCTGCAGAGCTCCTTCAGCCATGTGTCCTTTTCCCCGCCCACTTCctgcttcccctctccctctgcaTCTGAGCTGTCTGCTTCTCCAGGTTATGAGGTACAGACTTTCAGCTGGGAGAACTACTTGGAGAAGACCAAGTCGAAAGCCGCCCCATCGAGACTCTTTAACATGGTGAGGAGACTCAAGTGGAGCAAGGGGCCTGCGGGGGCCTCAGGACAGGCCCTGCCTGCTGCTCTCAGCGGTGGCAGTTCCTCCCCTTTCTTTCGAGTCTCTGCTGCTGACAGCCACTTTTGGGGGGAAGTCCCCAGCTCTGGCCTGGGCACTCCAGTCCCTCTTCCATGGAGGGCAGTGTGGAGAAAGAGGTGCAGTGGGATTATTGTCTAGAGGAACTTGCCCCAGCAGGCATTCCAGTCCCAGCCCCGTCCCTGCCAGTTCTTCAAGTGCCTCCAGGCCCGGGTGAGCCTGCTGGGGTAGGGAGCTGACTGACTGGCTTGGTCACTGCCTCCTTTTTCTGGCCCAGGATTGCCCAAACCATGGCTTCAAGGTGGGCATGAAGCTGGAGGCCGTGGACCTGATGGAGCCCCGGCTCATCTGTGTGGCCACGGTGAAGCGAGTGGTGCATCGGCTCCTCAGCATCCACTTTGATGGCTGGGACAGCGAGTACGACCAGTGGGTGGACTGCGAGTCCCCGGACATCTACCCCGTCGGCTGGTGTGAGCTCACCGGCTACCAGCTCCAGCCTCCTGTGGCCGCAGGTCTGGGCTCTCATGACCCTCAGAGACTCCgactttcctcttcttttctccttcttcccccacccctgTGCCCATCTCAGTTCTTTGGCA
This window of the Rhinopithecus roxellana isolate Shanxi Qingling chromosome 13, ASM756505v1, whole genome shotgun sequence genome carries:
- the L3MBTL2 gene encoding lethal(3)malignant brain tumor-like protein 2 isoform X2; this encodes MCGIVGTREAFFSKTKRFCSVSCSRSYSSNSKKASILARLQGKPPTKKAKVLHKAAWSAKIGAFLHSQGTGQLADGTPTGQDALVLGFDWGKFLKDHSYKAAPVSCFKHVPLYDQWEDVMKGMKVEVLNSDAVLPSRVYWIASVIQTAGYRVLLRYEGFENDASHDFWCNLGTVDVHPIGWCAINSKILVPPRTIHAKFTDWKGYLMKRLVGSRTLPVDFHIKMVESMKYPFRQGMRLEVVDKAQVSRTRMAVVDTVIGGRLRLLYEDGDSDDDFWCHMWSPLIHPVGWSRRVGHGIKMSERRGDMAHHPTFRKIYCDAVPYLFKKVRAVYTEGGWFEEGMKLEAIDPLNLGNICVATVCKVLLDGYLMISVDGGPSTDGSDWFCYHASSHAIFPATFCQKNDIEFTPPKGYEVQTFSWENYLEKTKSKAAPSRLFNMDCPNHGFKVGMKLEAVDLMEPRLICVATVKRVVHRLLSIHFDGWDSEYDQWVDCESPDIYPVGWCELTGYQLQPPVAAEPATPLKAKEATKKKKKQFGKKRKRIPPTKTRPLRQGSKKPLLEDDPQGAKKISSEPVPGEIIAVCVKEEHLDAASPHKASSPELPVPVENIKEETDD
- the L3MBTL2 gene encoding lethal(3)malignant brain tumor-like protein 2 isoform X3, with amino-acid sequence MAVVLSQGKPPTKKAKVLHKAAWSAKIGAFLHSQGTGQLADGTPTGQDALVLGFDWGKFLKDHSYKAAPVSCFKHVPLYDQWEDVMKGMKVEVLNSDAVLPSRVYWIASVIQTAGYRVLLRYEGFENDASHDFWCNLGTVDVHPIGWCAINSKILVPPRTIHAKFTDWKGYLMKRLVGSRTLPVDFHIKMVESMKYPFRQGMRLEVVDKAQVSRTRMAVVDTVIGGRLRLLYEDGDSDDDFWCHMWSPLIHPVGWSRRVGHGIKMSERRGDMAHHPTFRKIYCDAVPYLFKKVRAVYTEGGWFEEGMKLEAIDPLNLGNICVATVCKVLLDGYLMISVDGGPSTDGSDWFCYHASSHAIFPATFCQKNDIEFTPPKGYEVQTFSWENYLEKTKSKAAPSRLFNMDCPNHGFKVGMKLEAVDLMEPRLICVATVKRVVHRLLSIHFDGWDSEYDQWVDCESPDIYPVGWCELTGYQLQPPVAAEPATPLKAKEATKKKKKQFGKKRKRIPPTKTRPLRQGSKKPLLEDDPQGAKKISSEPVPGEIIAVCVKEEHLDAASPHKASSPELPVPVENIKEETDD
- the L3MBTL2 gene encoding lethal(3)malignant brain tumor-like protein 2 isoform X1 — translated: MEKPPSIEETPSSEPMEEEEDDDLELFGGYDSFRSYNSSVGSESSSYLEESSEAENEDREAGELPTSPLHLLSPGTPRSLDGSGSEPAVCEMCGIVGTREAFFSKTKRFCSVSCSRSYSSNSKKASILARLQGKPPTKKAKVLHKAAWSAKIGAFLHSQGTGQLADGTPTGQDALVLGFDWGKFLKDHSYKAAPVSCFKHVPLYDQWEDVMKGMKVEVLNSDAVLPSRVYWIASVIQTAGYRVLLRYEGFENDASHDFWCNLGTVDVHPIGWCAINSKILVPPRTIHAKFTDWKGYLMKRLVGSRTLPVDFHIKMVESMKYPFRQGMRLEVVDKAQVSRTRMAVVDTVIGGRLRLLYEDGDSDDDFWCHMWSPLIHPVGWSRRVGHGIKMSERRGDMAHHPTFRKIYCDAVPYLFKKVRAVYTEGGWFEEGMKLEAIDPLNLGNICVATVCKVLLDGYLMISVDGGPSTDGSDWFCYHASSHAIFPATFCQKNDIEFTPPKGYEVQTFSWENYLEKTKSKAAPSRLFNMDCPNHGFKVGMKLEAVDLMEPRLICVATVKRVVHRLLSIHFDGWDSEYDQWVDCESPDIYPVGWCELTGYQLQPPVAAEPATPLKAKEATKKKKKQFGKKRKRIPPTKTRPLRQGSKKPLLEDDPQGAKKISSEPVPGEIIAVCVKEEHLDAASPHKASSPELPVPVENIKEETDD